A stretch of DNA from Methylosinus sp. LW4:
GTATCACTCTGGCACGGGAAGAAGCGGGCGCGCAACCGCGCAGCAGCACGGTCTCTCTTCCGATCCCTTTGTTCCCCAAATATTTATCTCTCATGTGACAAATTTCCCACAGGCCTTTGAGCGGCGGCGACGCCCGCATCGCTGGCCTCGCTCTTGAAACGCCCGGCGCGGTCGACGTGATTCGTCTCGCAATGGCGTCGGACCTGGGCGAAACTGACAAGCGACGAGGGGCGAATCATGGCCACCACGCCATTTTGGATCAATAGGACGGCGTTTCTGGGCAGCCTTCCCGGCCCTTCGAGAGCCTCCGAGCAGAGCGCGGCCGGCCGCGAAGGCGTCATGACGAGTGGTTCGCTGGAGACGGAGGCGCTCGACGTCGAGCGGATGAGCGCCCATGTCCGCGATTGGGCCGAGCTCGTGTCGCGCGCCATCGAGCCCAACGGATTTCTGGAGCCCGGCTTCGCGCTTCCGGCGGCGCGGCATTTCCCGGCGAAATCGCGCCCGCTCTTCGTCACTGTCTGGCGGCGGGCGGGCCTTCAGGGCGCGCGGCGGCTGGTCGCGCTGTTTCCCATCGTCGCGCCCGGCTTCTCGCTCGGCGCGGCGACGGCGCGCGGCTGGCTGCACAAGCAGGCCGCGCTGGCGACCCCGCTGCTCGATCGCGAATGCGCGGAGGAGGCGGCCGCCGCCCTTCTCGACTGGTTCGCCGGCAACCGCTCCGGCGCGGGCGCCGTGCTCATTCCCATGACGCCGATGAGCGGGCCGGTTTTCGCCGCCTTCACCCGCGCCGCGCGCGCCACTGGCCGCGACTGGCGCGTGCTCGATCGGCATGAGCGCGCCGCTCTGCTCGCCGGCGGCGATCCCGAGGAGGTGTGGACGCGCACCTCCTCGCGCAAGGCGCTGAGCGAGATGCGCCGCCGCCGCCGCCGCCTCGAGGAGGCCGGCGAGCTGAAGCGCGTCGTCTATTCGACGCCGGCTGAGATTCCGCGCGCGACCGAGGATTTTCTGGCGCTCGAGGCCAGCGGCTGGAAGGCCGAGCGGGGCGCGCTGCTCGGCCATCCTTCGCTCGCCACTTTCGTGCGCAGCGCGACCCGTCTGCTGGCGCGCGAGGGCAAGATTCGCATTCACAGCCTCGAGCTCGCCGGCAAGCCGATCGCGATGGGCG
This window harbors:
- a CDS encoding GNAT family N-acetyltransferase, which encodes MATTPFWINRTAFLGSLPGPSRASEQSAAGREGVMTSGSLETEALDVERMSAHVRDWAELVSRAIEPNGFLEPGFALPAARHFPAKSRPLFVTVWRRAGLQGARRLVALFPIVAPGFSLGAATARGWLHKQAALATPLLDRECAEEAAAALLDWFAGNRSGAGAVLIPMTPMSGPVFAAFTRAARATGRDWRVLDRHERAALLAGGDPEEVWTRTSSRKALSEMRRRRRRLEEAGELKRVVYSTPAEIPRATEDFLALEASGWKAERGALLGHPSLATFVRSATRLLAREGKIRIHSLELAGKPIAMGVVIESGARSYFWKIAYDESLRAQAPGVQLVYAITEMQSERADVAITDSCAIPGHYMIERCWPDRLVVCDLMVQAKTDGVTQFAEAHAKEVWRRRLRETAKRLYHRVLSRKR